From one Actinopolyspora saharensis genomic stretch:
- a CDS encoding aldehyde dehydrogenase family protein: MSEGEQPVSGRERVTVPKTYKLHIGGTFPRSESGRVHAVEAPDGRFLANAAMASRKDLRDAVSAARKGFETWSAATARNRGQVLFRVAEMLEDRREQFATVVADSEGVSREQAEAAVDAAVDRVFWYAGWTDKLGTVLGGANQVSGPHTSHSAPEPLGVVGVLAPRRSSLLGLVSALAPVIAVGNGAVVLVDRERPLPAVTLCEVLATSDVPGGVVNVLTGDVGELAPWLAAHADVNALDPSGAPEELRAELERNASGTAKRVFDAPVAEPDWSRDPGLRRMRAFTGLKTVWHTLGT; encoded by the coding sequence ATGTCTGAAGGTGAACAACCGGTGAGCGGACGGGAGCGGGTGACGGTGCCCAAGACCTACAAGCTCCACATCGGAGGGACCTTCCCCCGGTCCGAGTCCGGCCGCGTCCACGCCGTCGAGGCACCCGACGGCCGTTTCCTCGCGAACGCGGCCATGGCCTCGCGCAAGGACCTGCGCGACGCCGTTTCCGCCGCGCGGAAGGGGTTCGAGACCTGGTCCGCGGCGACCGCGCGGAATCGCGGCCAGGTGCTGTTCCGCGTCGCCGAGATGCTGGAGGACAGGCGCGAGCAGTTCGCCACCGTGGTCGCCGACTCCGAGGGGGTCTCCCGCGAACAGGCGGAAGCCGCTGTGGACGCCGCTGTCGACCGGGTCTTCTGGTACGCGGGCTGGACCGACAAGCTCGGAACCGTGCTCGGCGGCGCGAACCAGGTTTCCGGGCCCCACACCTCCCACTCCGCGCCGGAGCCCCTCGGGGTGGTCGGCGTGCTGGCTCCCCGGCGCTCCTCGCTGCTCGGGCTGGTCAGCGCGCTCGCTCCGGTGATCGCGGTCGGCAACGGTGCGGTGGTCCTCGTCGACCGCGAGCGCCCGTTGCCCGCGGTGACGCTGTGCGAGGTGTTGGCCACCTCCGACGTGCCGGGCGGGGTCGTCAACGTGCTCACCGGTGACGTGGGCGAGCTGGCTCCGTGGCTGGCCGCGCACGCCGATGTGAACGCCCTGGACCCGAGCGGGGCTCCGGAGGAGCTCCGCGCCGAGCTGGAGCGCAACGCCTCCGGAACGGCGAAGCGGGTGTTCGACGCCCCCGTCGCGGAGCCGGACTGGAGCCGTGACCCCGGTTTGCGGCGCATGCGCGCGTTCACCGGCCTGAAAACGGTGTGGCACACCCTCGGGACCTGA
- a CDS encoding transglycosylase family protein → MTTRSVLRIVIVLVAVSTTAAPAAAVAEHRESTGVWERLARCESGGNWHINTGNGYYGGLQFMRSTWRAYGGEHYAHYPHHASKGEQIAVARKLRAAHGDYGAWPACARELGLPR, encoded by the coding sequence ATGACAACTCGGAGTGTCCTTCGCATCGTGATCGTCCTCGTGGCGGTGTCGACCACGGCCGCACCGGCCGCTGCCGTCGCCGAGCACCGGGAGAGCACCGGGGTGTGGGAACGACTGGCTCGATGCGAGTCCGGCGGCAACTGGCACATCAACACCGGGAACGGTTACTACGGGGGACTGCAGTTCATGCGCAGTACCTGGCGGGCCTACGGCGGCGAGCACTACGCCCACTACCCGCACCACGCCTCCAAGGGCGAGCAGATCGCCGTGGCGCGGAAGCTCCGCGCGGCTCACGGGGATTACGGGGCCTGGCCCGCGTGCGCCCGCGAGCTGGGGCTGCCGCGGTGA
- a CDS encoding thymidine phosphorylase translates to MQHTAHTAVEIIRAKRDGHRLSAERISWVLDAYTRGEVAEEQMSALAMAILLQGMDERETADWTRAMVDSGEVVDLAGLERPTVDKHSTGGVGDKITLVLTPLVAACGAAVPQLSGRGLGHTGGTLDKLESLPGWRARLSAAELRRNLEEVGAVICAADERIAPADRKLYALRDVTGTVESIPLIASSIMSKKKAEGTDALVLDVKCGSGAFVQQRAEAALLADTLISLGTATGLRTSALLTPMSTPLGRNVGNALEVAEAVRVLRGEGPADVTELTLALAREMIDHCGLSGVDPAEVLSSGRALSRWEDLVRAQGGDPDAELPEAAHVRTVPAPATGWLAALDAYAVGVAASRLGAGRTRKEDEVRHGAGVRCLAKPGERVESGQPLLELHTDTPEAFERALAALEGACEVTDGPVDPEPVVLERRTGGSET, encoded by the coding sequence ATGCAGCACACCGCCCACACCGCCGTCGAGATCATTCGCGCCAAGCGCGACGGACACAGGCTCTCCGCGGAGCGGATCTCCTGGGTGCTCGATGCCTACACCAGGGGCGAGGTGGCCGAGGAGCAGATGTCGGCCCTGGCCATGGCGATCCTGCTCCAGGGGATGGACGAGCGGGAGACGGCGGACTGGACGAGGGCGATGGTCGACTCGGGCGAGGTCGTGGACCTCGCGGGGCTGGAGCGCCCGACGGTGGACAAGCACTCGACGGGAGGGGTCGGCGACAAGATCACCCTGGTGCTGACCCCGCTGGTGGCCGCGTGCGGAGCGGCCGTGCCCCAGCTGTCCGGGCGCGGACTCGGCCACACCGGAGGAACGCTCGACAAGCTGGAGTCCCTGCCGGGCTGGCGCGCCCGGCTGTCCGCCGCGGAGCTGCGCCGCAACCTCGAGGAGGTGGGGGCCGTCATCTGCGCGGCCGACGAGCGCATCGCACCGGCCGACCGCAAGCTGTACGCGCTGCGGGACGTCACCGGGACCGTGGAGTCGATCCCGCTGATCGCGAGTTCGATAATGAGCAAGAAGAAGGCGGAGGGCACCGACGCGCTGGTGCTCGACGTCAAGTGCGGTTCGGGCGCCTTCGTGCAGCAGCGCGCCGAGGCCGCGCTGCTGGCCGACACCCTGATCTCGCTCGGAACCGCCACCGGCCTGCGGACCAGCGCGTTGCTGACCCCCATGTCGACCCCGCTCGGGCGGAACGTGGGCAACGCCCTCGAAGTCGCCGAGGCCGTGCGGGTGCTGCGCGGGGAGGGTCCTGCGGACGTCACCGAGCTGACGCTCGCGCTGGCTCGCGAGATGATCGACCACTGCGGCCTGAGCGGGGTGGATCCGGCCGAGGTGTTGAGCTCCGGAAGGGCGCTTTCCCGCTGGGAGGACCTGGTGCGGGCCCAGGGCGGGGATCCGGACGCGGAGCTGCCGGAAGCCGCCCACGTGCGCACGGTTCCCGCTCCCGCCACGGGGTGGCTGGCCGCGCTGGACGCCTACGCCGTGGGGGTGGCCGCTTCCCGGCTGGGGGCGGGGCGCACGCGCAAGGAGGACGAGGTGCGACACGGGGCCGGAGTGCGCTGCCTGGCCAAACCGGGTGAGCGGGTGGAGTCCGGTCAACCCCTGCTGGAGCTGCACACCGACACCCCGGAGGCCTTCGAACGCGCACTGGCAGCCCTGGAGGGGGCCTGCGAGGTCACCGACGGTCCGGTTGATCCGGAGCCGGTCGTGCTCGAACGCCGCACGGGCGGGAGTGAGACGTGA
- a CDS encoding primosomal protein: MAQDIVPIELGLPQGDLVTLWAPRWREEGEEWEAFLGHDENLYAFPDPAHLAAFVRSGADNDLDDHPAWHVVPALSAVDLSPDEDHQYDLVGVPELVAEPPDTWTINELSEIVEMARSLAEVCELETVTEILQAAEGFDLLDEGTLPFSGKEGQRRWKRLCQVVAERWDELLDAIDAVVTTPEVDSTAVATAESELAEALESDDENASATSSAEATEMDEVSSTPEEEDEEEPGFWREIGIDPIRIITGGSEYYSLRCYLDDEPVFLGSDGSIDVCTSPRALARYLAEDKVDNSDLARVATWHRIKSKATAGELEVEVEQDNTYLLDGLDNDLAEGPSEVDPTQLDLAEELLYDAAVWAGDESVDAALHPSERLGWMVSFVLRPDPNRLPPTPPFDDEVAKWRELVEGFEARLRVH, encoded by the coding sequence ATGGCGCAGGACATCGTCCCGATCGAGCTCGGGCTGCCGCAGGGCGATCTGGTCACCCTCTGGGCTCCCCGATGGCGCGAGGAAGGCGAGGAGTGGGAAGCCTTCCTCGGCCACGACGAGAATCTGTACGCGTTCCCCGACCCCGCTCACCTCGCCGCGTTCGTCAGGTCCGGCGCGGACAACGACCTGGACGACCACCCCGCGTGGCACGTGGTCCCCGCGCTGTCCGCCGTGGACCTCAGTCCGGACGAGGACCACCAGTACGACCTGGTCGGGGTTCCCGAGCTGGTGGCCGAGCCGCCGGACACCTGGACCATCAACGAGCTCTCGGAGATCGTGGAGATGGCCCGCTCGCTCGCCGAGGTGTGCGAGCTCGAGACCGTCACCGAGATCCTGCAGGCCGCCGAGGGCTTCGACCTGCTCGACGAGGGCACCCTCCCGTTCAGCGGGAAGGAGGGGCAGCGCCGCTGGAAGCGGCTGTGCCAGGTCGTGGCCGAACGGTGGGACGAGCTCCTCGACGCCATCGACGCCGTGGTGACCACCCCCGAGGTGGACTCCACGGCCGTGGCGACCGCCGAGAGCGAACTCGCCGAGGCCTTGGAGAGCGACGACGAGAACGCCTCGGCCACCAGCTCCGCCGAAGCCACCGAGATGGACGAGGTCAGCTCCACTCCGGAGGAAGAGGACGAGGAGGAGCCCGGTTTCTGGCGGGAGATCGGCATAGACCCCATCCGGATCATCACCGGTGGCTCGGAGTACTACTCGCTGCGCTGCTACCTCGACGACGAACCGGTCTTTCTGGGCTCGGACGGAAGCATCGACGTGTGCACCTCACCGCGGGCGCTGGCGCGCTACCTGGCGGAGGACAAGGTCGACAACTCCGACCTCGCGCGCGTGGCCACCTGGCACCGGATCAAGAGCAAGGCCACCGCGGGGGAGCTGGAGGTGGAGGTCGAGCAGGACAACACCTATCTCCTGGACGGGCTGGACAACGATCTCGCCGAGGGGCCTTCCGAGGTGGATCCGACCCAGCTCGACCTGGCGGAGGAGCTGCTCTACGACGCCGCGGTCTGGGCCGGGGACGAGAGCGTGGACGCGGCACTGCACCCCTCGGAACGCCTCGGCTGGATGGTCTCCTTCGTGCTGCGCCCGGACCCGAACCGACTGCCTCCCACGCCGCCGTTCGACGACGAGGTCGCCAAGTGGCGCGAGCTCGTGGAGGGGTTCGAAGCCCGGTTGCGCGTCCACTGA
- a CDS encoding HAAS signaling domain-containing protein, with protein MTAESSEKYRNELMFALRVRDVPGDRIGDVLAEVETHVAESGEDPVEAFGTPGEYAARVAEEFGPAGGSPRRAVLRPGVLLVCALALCGAELVTSAVTTSEVALTIGQLLGILVLLALLVVPLLLAVRAATELRSTGRRLWFGLGALATLVLAPFVANAVERAVGAEQVLFTMPRPLALVVAAVLLLGTVALLVRFIRENWIVDPRTSARGGS; from the coding sequence ATGACCGCGGAGTCGTCGGAGAAGTACCGCAACGAGTTGATGTTCGCGCTGCGGGTGCGCGATGTGCCGGGGGATCGGATCGGCGACGTGCTGGCCGAGGTGGAGACCCACGTGGCAGAGAGCGGCGAGGACCCGGTGGAGGCGTTCGGAACGCCCGGGGAGTACGCGGCGCGCGTGGCCGAGGAGTTCGGTCCGGCCGGTGGTTCACCCCGGCGAGCCGTGCTGCGCCCCGGCGTGCTGCTGGTCTGCGCGCTGGCGCTGTGCGGTGCGGAGTTGGTGACCTCCGCCGTCACCACGAGCGAGGTCGCGCTGACGATCGGTCAGCTGCTCGGCATCCTCGTCCTGCTGGCGCTGCTGGTGGTGCCGCTGTTGCTGGCCGTGCGCGCGGCGACCGAACTCCGCAGCACCGGGCGGCGACTGTGGTTCGGGCTGGGGGCGCTGGCGACGCTGGTGCTCGCACCGTTCGTGGCGAACGCGGTCGAGCGAGCGGTCGGTGCGGAGCAGGTGCTGTTCACGATGCCGCGCCCGCTGGCCCTCGTCGTCGCGGCGGTGCTCCTGCTCGGCACGGTTGCCCTGCTGGTTCGGTTCATCCGCGAGAACTGGATCGTGGATCCCAGGACCAGTGCTCGCGGGGGTTCGTGA
- a CDS encoding PadR family transcriptional regulator encodes MSEKKPVERQTQWLRGVLDLAVLALLAESGEDYGYTLVRRLDEAGLPGMKPGTLYPLLNRLDSEGLVRSEWRAGSGGPGRKFFLLTEQGRAVLAEQGPLWTEFAENATAVLERGMSS; translated from the coding sequence GTGTCGGAGAAGAAGCCAGTGGAACGGCAGACGCAGTGGCTGCGCGGTGTGCTGGATCTGGCCGTGCTCGCACTGCTGGCCGAAAGCGGGGAGGACTACGGCTACACGCTGGTCCGGCGCCTCGACGAGGCAGGACTGCCCGGAATGAAGCCGGGAACGCTGTATCCGCTGCTGAATCGCCTGGACTCGGAAGGTCTGGTGCGCAGCGAGTGGCGAGCGGGCTCGGGCGGGCCGGGCAGGAAGTTCTTCCTGCTCACCGAGCAGGGCCGTGCGGTGCTGGCCGAGCAGGGGCCGCTGTGGACCGAGTTCGCCGAGAACGCCACCGCTGTACTCGAACGGGGGATGAGCTCATGA
- the metG gene encoding methionine--tRNA ligase, which yields MSTSVLTGVAWPYTNGPRHIGHVSGIGVPSDVFARYHRMSGNKVLMVSGSDEHGTPILVQAEKEGITPRELVDKYHRVIAEDMRSLGVSYDLYTRTTTGNHYAVVRDIFRALYHNGYIVPRTTTGAVSPSTGRTLPDRYIEGTCPICDQDGARGDQCDNCGNQIDAAELRNPVSRINGETPQFVETEHLFLDLPAFTDSLGKWLSTRTDWRSNVLNFTRNLVEDMRPRPITRDLDWGVPIPLEGWDEPSMKRLYVWFDAVIGYFSASVEWARRSGDPEAWRAWWNDPEALRVYFMGKDNITFHAQIWPTLLMGHNGSGDRGGTPGPYGELNLPTEIASSEFLTMTGSKFSTSRGTVIYVRDFVREFGPDALRYFISAAGPETHDVDFTWEEFVRRINFELVNEWGNLVNRAVSLAAKNVGAVPQPRDTREADEELKTMARGAFDVVGGHLRRSRFRAATHEAMRVVTAANKYLSEQEPWKRKDDPDRRDTILHTALQVVSDANTLLTPFLPHSAQRVHELLGGSGTWAAQPRMEDVADLDVTERSYPILTGDYSAEQASWESEPIPVGRPLSKPTPLFGKLDPELAETGPDWAPLRTD from the coding sequence ATGAGTACCTCCGTGCTTACTGGCGTGGCGTGGCCCTACACCAACGGGCCGCGGCACATTGGTCACGTCTCCGGAATCGGTGTCCCCTCGGACGTCTTCGCGCGGTACCACCGAATGTCCGGGAACAAGGTGCTCATGGTCTCCGGCAGCGACGAGCACGGAACCCCCATCCTGGTGCAGGCCGAGAAGGAGGGGATCACCCCGCGCGAGCTGGTGGACAAGTACCACCGGGTGATCGCCGAGGACATGCGTTCGCTCGGGGTCAGCTACGACCTCTACACCCGCACCACGACGGGGAACCACTACGCGGTGGTGCGCGACATCTTCCGCGCGCTGTACCACAACGGCTACATAGTTCCGCGCACCACCACGGGCGCGGTGAGTCCCTCCACGGGCCGCACCCTGCCGGATCGCTACATCGAGGGAACCTGCCCGATCTGCGACCAGGACGGGGCGCGCGGCGACCAGTGCGACAACTGCGGCAACCAGATCGACGCGGCCGAGCTGCGCAACCCCGTGTCCAGGATCAACGGTGAGACTCCACAGTTCGTGGAGACCGAGCACCTGTTCCTCGACCTGCCCGCGTTCACCGACTCGCTGGGCAAGTGGCTGTCCACGCGCACCGACTGGCGCTCCAACGTACTGAACTTCACGCGCAACCTCGTCGAGGACATGCGCCCCAGGCCGATCACCCGCGACCTGGACTGGGGGGTGCCGATCCCGCTCGAGGGCTGGGACGAGCCGTCGATGAAGCGGCTCTACGTCTGGTTCGACGCGGTGATCGGCTACTTCTCGGCCAGCGTCGAGTGGGCCCGCCGCTCCGGTGACCCGGAGGCGTGGCGCGCCTGGTGGAACGACCCGGAGGCCCTGCGGGTCTACTTCATGGGCAAGGACAACATCACGTTCCACGCCCAGATCTGGCCCACCCTGCTGATGGGGCACAACGGCTCGGGGGACCGGGGAGGCACGCCAGGTCCCTACGGGGAGCTCAACCTGCCCACCGAGATCGCCTCCAGCGAGTTCCTCACCATGACCGGGTCGAAGTTCTCCACCTCGCGGGGGACCGTGATCTACGTGCGGGACTTCGTGCGCGAGTTCGGCCCGGACGCGCTGCGCTACTTCATCTCGGCGGCGGGTCCCGAGACGCACGACGTGGACTTCACCTGGGAGGAGTTCGTCCGCCGGATCAACTTCGAGCTCGTCAACGAGTGGGGGAACCTGGTCAACCGCGCCGTCTCCCTGGCGGCCAAGAACGTGGGTGCTGTCCCCCAGCCGCGTGATACTCGGGAGGCGGACGAGGAGCTCAAGACCATGGCGCGCGGGGCCTTCGACGTGGTCGGGGGGCATCTGCGGCGGTCCCGCTTCCGCGCGGCCACCCACGAGGCCATGCGCGTGGTCACCGCGGCCAACAAGTACCTGTCCGAGCAGGAGCCCTGGAAGCGCAAGGACGACCCGGACCGGCGGGACACCATCCTGCACACCGCGCTGCAGGTGGTCTCGGACGCCAACACGCTGCTCACCCCGTTCCTGCCGCACTCGGCCCAGCGGGTTCACGAGCTGCTCGGCGGCAGCGGCACCTGGGCGGCCCAGCCGCGGATGGAGGACGTGGCCGATCTGGACGTGACCGAGCGCTCCTACCCGATCCTGACGGGCGACTACTCCGCGGAGCAGGCGAGCTGGGAGTCCGAGCCGATCCCGGTCGGCAGGCCGTTGAGCAAGCCGACCCCGCTGTTCGGCAAGCTCGATCCCGAACTGGCCGAGACCGGTCCGGACTGGGCCCCGCTCCGCACCGATTGA
- a CDS encoding TatD family hydrolase — protein MSKGDKRTPPPAPEPLSVPVVDAHTHLDACGASSAEDVHGMVDRAEAAGIGRVVTVADDLDSARWTVEAAHWDERVHSAVALHPTRAKDFGETERETLRELARDPRVVAVGETGLDYYWDFSPPEPQQEAFRWHIGLAKETGKPLMIHDRDAHEDIVRILDEEGAPETVIFHCFSGDAEFARRCVDAGYVLSFAGTATFRNANARGLREAAASVPAGQMLVETDAPFLAPHPFRGRPNEPYCVNYTVRDLAELRGESVEELAVAVSTTAERVFQLDRVVGS, from the coding sequence GTGAGCAAGGGCGACAAGCGAACACCGCCTCCGGCTCCGGAACCGCTTTCGGTTCCGGTGGTCGACGCGCACACCCATCTCGACGCCTGCGGTGCCTCGAGCGCCGAGGACGTCCACGGCATGGTGGACCGCGCCGAGGCCGCCGGGATCGGCCGCGTGGTGACGGTCGCCGACGATCTCGACTCGGCGCGCTGGACCGTGGAGGCCGCCCACTGGGACGAACGCGTCCACTCGGCCGTGGCGCTGCACCCGACCCGGGCGAAGGACTTCGGCGAGACCGAGCGGGAGACGTTGCGGGAGCTCGCGCGCGATCCGCGCGTGGTCGCGGTGGGGGAGACCGGGCTGGACTACTACTGGGACTTCTCCCCGCCCGAACCGCAGCAGGAGGCCTTCCGGTGGCACATCGGGCTGGCCAAGGAGACGGGCAAGCCGTTGATGATCCACGACCGGGACGCGCACGAGGACATCGTGCGCATCCTGGACGAGGAGGGCGCTCCCGAGACGGTGATCTTCCACTGCTTCTCCGGCGACGCCGAGTTCGCCCGCCGGTGCGTCGACGCGGGCTACGTCCTGTCCTTCGCCGGGACCGCGACGTTCCGCAACGCGAACGCGCGGGGACTCCGGGAGGCGGCGGCCTCGGTTCCGGCCGGGCAGATGCTGGTGGAGACGGACGCTCCGTTCCTCGCGCCGCACCCCTTCCGCGGACGTCCCAACGAACCGTACTGCGTGAATTACACCGTTCGTGACCTTGCCGAACTGCGCGGGGAGTCGGTCGAGGAACTGGCAGTGGCCGTGTCTACCACCGCCGAACGAGTGTTCCAACTCGATCGTGTAGTGGGTTCCTGA
- the deoC gene encoding deoxyribose-phosphate aldolase, producing the protein MADSPSPSRAGPQHVPARLPPDLADAARGGATLERFLHGLAGVDRVGLEQRAASLATRSVKKDAKLRAVDAAIGMIDLTTLEGADTAGKVRALAAKARNPDQQHAGTPPVAALCVYPDLVADAVTALGDSGIGVASVATAFPSGRSTLRAKLAEVELAVDSGAGEVDMVIDRAAFLSGRYAQVFDEIKEVRAACGGAHLKVILETGELGTYDNVRRASWLALLAGADFVKTSTGKVSPAATLPVTHVLLQAVRDWRERTGQLRGVKPAGGIRTTKDAIRYLVAVHEVAGPEWLSPLLFRFGASGLLNDLLMQRRTQLDGHYSGPDYVAVDL; encoded by the coding sequence ATGGCCGATTCGCCGTCACCGAGCCGAGCCGGGCCCCAGCACGTCCCGGCCCGGCTGCCTCCCGACCTCGCCGACGCGGCGCGCGGCGGGGCCACCCTGGAACGCTTCCTGCACGGGCTCGCCGGCGTGGACCGCGTCGGGCTGGAGCAGCGCGCGGCTTCGCTGGCCACGCGCAGCGTCAAGAAGGACGCCAAGCTGCGCGCCGTGGACGCGGCCATCGGCATGATCGACCTCACAACTCTCGAGGGGGCCGACACCGCGGGGAAGGTGCGCGCGCTCGCGGCCAAGGCGCGCAACCCCGACCAGCAGCACGCGGGCACTCCCCCCGTGGCCGCGCTGTGCGTGTACCCGGATCTGGTGGCCGACGCGGTCACCGCGCTGGGGGACTCCGGCATCGGGGTCGCCTCGGTGGCCACCGCCTTCCCCTCCGGGCGGTCCACCCTGCGCGCCAAGCTGGCCGAGGTCGAGCTCGCCGTGGACTCGGGGGCCGGCGAGGTCGACATGGTGATCGACAGGGCGGCCTTCCTCTCCGGGCGGTACGCGCAGGTCTTCGACGAGATCAAGGAGGTCAGGGCCGCCTGCGGCGGGGCCCACCTCAAGGTGATCCTGGAAACCGGGGAGCTCGGCACCTACGACAACGTGCGCCGGGCGAGCTGGCTGGCCCTGCTCGCCGGAGCCGACTTCGTCAAGACCTCCACGGGCAAGGTATCCCCGGCCGCGACGCTGCCGGTCACCCACGTGCTGCTGCAGGCGGTGCGGGACTGGCGCGAACGCACCGGACAGCTGCGCGGGGTCAAACCGGCCGGTGGCATCCGCACCACCAAGGACGCGATCCGCTACCTCGTCGCGGTGCACGAGGTGGCCGGTCCCGAGTGGTTGAGCCCGCTGCTCTTCCGGTTCGGCGCGTCCGGCCTGCTCAACGACCTGCTGATGCAGCGGAGAACGCAACTCGACGGCCACTACAGTGGCCCCGACTACGTGGCGGTGGATCTGTGA
- a CDS encoding aldehyde dehydrogenase family protein, translated as MTEPSSDPWGYVPALESAELARLRDEYRLFVGGSFVDGSGEPTTGVNPATAERLAEVPTTTEADVDRAVAAAREAFHDGWGRLTGTERAKYLFRLGRLLQERTRELAVLETLDSGKPVRQAGEFDLPNAAAYFLYYAGWADKLDYAGFGPSPEPLGVSGQVLPWNFPLLTLACQVAPALACGNTVVLKPAETTPLSALVFAELCEQAGLPAGAVNVITGGAGVGDRLLTHPEVAKPVFTGSTEVGKRVQHRLAGTGKRPALALGGNGTNIVFADAAQEQAVQGVVDGAFFNQGNVCGAGSRLLVEESIAAEFAERVRERVRGLRVGDPLDRNTDVGALNSAAELDRITRLVEAGEAEGAEKWTSPCALPGRGYFVAPTVFSGVQQSMRLAREELFGPVLSVLTFRTPQEAVGKADNTPYGLTAGVWTEKGSRALWTARQLRTGVVWANAFNGFDPTAPFGGNRESGSARTGGQAGLEAYLDV; from the coding sequence GTGACGGAGCCGAGTTCTGACCCCTGGGGCTACGTCCCCGCCCTCGAATCCGCGGAACTGGCCCGGCTGCGGGACGAGTACCGGCTGTTCGTCGGTGGTTCGTTCGTCGACGGCTCGGGCGAGCCGACCACCGGTGTGAACCCGGCCACCGCGGAACGCCTCGCCGAAGTGCCGACGACCACCGAAGCCGATGTGGACCGGGCCGTGGCAGCCGCGCGGGAGGCCTTCCACGACGGCTGGGGCCGCCTGACGGGCACCGAACGGGCCAAGTACCTGTTCCGCCTGGGCAGGCTGCTCCAGGAGCGCACCCGCGAGCTCGCGGTGCTGGAGACCCTCGACAGCGGGAAACCGGTGCGGCAGGCAGGCGAGTTCGACCTCCCCAACGCGGCCGCGTACTTCCTGTACTACGCGGGCTGGGCCGACAAGCTGGACTACGCGGGTTTCGGCCCCTCCCCGGAACCGCTCGGCGTCTCCGGGCAGGTGCTGCCGTGGAACTTCCCGCTGCTGACGCTGGCCTGCCAGGTCGCCCCCGCGCTGGCCTGCGGGAACACCGTGGTGCTCAAACCGGCCGAGACCACCCCGCTCAGCGCGCTGGTCTTCGCCGAGCTCTGCGAGCAGGCGGGACTTCCCGCCGGAGCGGTCAACGTGATCACAGGGGGAGCCGGGGTCGGTGACAGGCTGCTCACCCACCCCGAGGTGGCCAAGCCGGTCTTCACCGGCTCCACCGAGGTCGGCAAGCGGGTCCAGCACCGGTTGGCCGGAACCGGCAAACGCCCCGCGCTTGCGCTGGGCGGCAACGGCACGAACATCGTCTTCGCCGACGCGGCCCAGGAGCAGGCCGTTCAGGGCGTGGTCGACGGTGCTTTCTTCAACCAGGGCAACGTCTGCGGAGCCGGGTCGCGACTCCTGGTCGAGGAGTCGATCGCCGCCGAGTTCGCGGAGCGGGTGCGGGAGCGGGTGCGCGGCCTGCGGGTGGGCGATCCGCTGGACCGCAACACCGACGTGGGGGCCCTCAACTCCGCGGCCGAGCTGGATCGGATCACCAGGCTCGTCGAGGCCGGCGAGGCCGAGGGGGCCGAGAAGTGGACCAGCCCCTGCGCGCTGCCGGGGCGCGGGTACTTCGTCGCGCCCACCGTCTTCTCCGGGGTGCAGCAGTCGATGCGCCTGGCCCGGGAGGAGCTCTTCGGACCGGTGCTGTCCGTGCTGACCTTCCGCACGCCGCAGGAGGCCGTCGGCAAGGCCGACAACACGCCGTACGGTCTGACGGCCGGGGTGTGGACCGAGAAGGGCTCCCGCGCGCTGTGGACGGCACGTCAACTGCGCACCGGTGTGGTCTGGGCGAACGCGTTCAACGGATTCGATCCCACTGCCCCGTTCGGCGGCAACCGCGAATCGGGTTCCGCCCGCACGGGTGGACAAGCGGGTCTGGAGGCCTACCTCGATGTCTGA
- a CDS encoding SMI1/KNR4 family protein, with protein sequence MDVTLLWTKITVWLAEYAPATAAALKQAVPAPDLDAYEDEFALSLPKQLREWWSCCGGAEEGTLIDVLPPFYTPYSVAGAWRVWSGFRSTWTSKWERPACDYYAGSAGNSFHPAWLPIAGDGFADELVIDLRPGPLRGCVLEWEQEVARVGPPVWPDLATLLADVHRALTEGASAGYSRAVVTEDGRLDWQIR encoded by the coding sequence ATGGATGTCACCCTGCTGTGGACCAAGATCACGGTTTGGCTCGCCGAGTACGCCCCGGCGACGGCGGCCGCGCTGAAGCAGGCCGTCCCGGCGCCGGATCTGGACGCCTACGAGGACGAATTCGCGCTGAGCCTGCCCAAGCAGTTGCGTGAATGGTGGTCCTGCTGCGGCGGAGCCGAGGAGGGCACGTTGATCGACGTGCTCCCCCCGTTCTACACACCGTACAGCGTCGCGGGGGCCTGGCGGGTCTGGTCCGGTTTCCGGAGCACCTGGACGAGCAAGTGGGAACGCCCGGCCTGCGACTACTACGCGGGCTCGGCGGGCAACAGCTTCCACCCGGCCTGGCTGCCCATCGCGGGGGACGGCTTCGCCGACGAGCTGGTGATCGACCTGCGCCCCGGCCCGCTGCGGGGATGCGTGCTGGAGTGGGAGCAGGAGGTCGCCCGGGTCGGCCCACCGGTGTGGCCCGACCTCGCCACGCTGCTGGCCGATGTTCACCGCGCGCTCACCGAGGGAGCCTCGGCCGGCTACAGCCGCGCCGTGGTTACCGAGGACGGAAGGCTCGATTGGCAAATCCGCTGA